The following proteins are encoded in a genomic region of Magnolia sinica isolate HGM2019 chromosome 1, MsV1, whole genome shotgun sequence:
- the LOC131245809 gene encoding protein PAL OF QUIRKY-like, whose protein sequence is MMSTNMVSVLCRFGGDLIRESINLYYKGGTNRIVHVDRAIDYHNLLFKVRGICKLTDISSIKYKYPGLYLDSLVSIVDDDDISNMMEAFPKSSELVQLFISGAQDLSKPITISSNRMQNADNGNVQASLWGLHESNKRPSTHNINTNNNDVPGVTNDLHRIDCLSMDSSVNGMPKMMSILNEGQEFKNANAFDKALREYAIRSNFQYK, encoded by the exons ATGATGTCGACAAACATGGTGTCGGTACTTTGTCGATTTGGGGGCGACCTCATTCGTGAATCTATTAATCTTTATTACAAGGGAGGCACAAACCGCATTGTTCACGTCGATCGAGCAATTGATTACCACAATCTTTTATTCAAAGTGCGTGGGATTTGTAAGTTGACTGACATTAGCAGCATTAAGTATAAATATCCTGGTCTATATTTGGATTCACTTGTGTCAATTGTGGATGATGACGATATATCTAATATGATGGAAGCATTTCCTAAAAGCAGTGAGCTAGTTCAGCTCTTTATTTCTGGTGCCCAAGACCTTTCAAAACCCATTACAATTTCAAG tAATCGGATGCAGAATGCCGATAATGGAAATGTTCAAGCATCATTGTGGGGCTTACATGAAAGTAACAAAAGACCTTCCACACATAATATTAACACCAATAATAATGATGTTCCAGGTGTGACAAATGACTTGCATAGAATAGACTGCTTGTCGATGGATAGTAGCGTCAATGGCATGCCGAAAATGATGTCAATTTTAAATGAAGGCCAAGAATTTAAAAATGCAAATGCTTTCGACAAAGCTTTAAGGGAGTACGCCATTCGTTCAAATTTCCAATACAAGTGA